From a single Glycine soja cultivar W05 chromosome 19, ASM419377v2, whole genome shotgun sequence genomic region:
- the LOC114398843 gene encoding uncharacterized protein LOC114398843 translates to MYGISKEKWTQFCQSRRDPSWENVRKKAQAVQKQNTAPHVMSRGGYEYLEKKLMDEKRKKKLEEATQSGSTDTVIDPPSPIKRHVKWKLARTKKTGDMTSEAAKEIVDKIDALEEQASQGSFVTHGCYDILTAAIGRPEHPGRVRAVGAGITIKQYFGSASRTSSIAPEYLQQLTQQIKDQLEDSITEKVTRRLMLSLSQMQSQGLALPPEPDVGPSAARVSTKESCVDPSGNDLDTGDSYKCGLYIEEYLSRLVALGRVYEGSTTIHNIPLLHDQVKVGVEEIRDVDAPIPVPTKEVKVVGQALNTFLAWPTHLVKRLSEQGAVRPAKPADRPDDEVDDPLYLMTLTIPQLFLKPLQVMWDTTLFGLFNENFPLYIKHEDLSEIAHGGQCLSISVIQLWILHMTETSMRAGNIDVYGFLEPHIV, encoded by the exons ATGTAcggcattagcaaggagaaatggacCCAATTTTGCCAGAGCCGTAGAGACCCTTCATGGGAG AATGTTCGAAAAAAAGCACAAGCTGTCCAAAAACAAAACACTGCCCCTCACGTgatgtctcgtgggggttatgaatatttagaaaaaaagttgatggatgagaagagaaagaaaaaactagagGAAGCAACTCAATCCGGAAGCACTGACACCGtcattgatcctccatctcccatcaaacgacacgtgaagtggaagctagcccgcaccaagaaaactggtGACATGACATCTGAAGCAGCAAAGGAAATTGTtgacaagatt GATGCGCTTGAGGAGCAGGCCTCACAGGGTTCCTTTGTTACCCATGGATGTTATGATATactgactgctgccattgggcgaccagaacaccctggtcGTGTGCGTGCTGTAGGAGCCGGTATAACcatcaaacaatactttggatcagCTTCAAGGACCTCCTCCATTGCTCCCGAATACCTGCAACAGTTGACGCAACAAATCAAGGACCAACTAGAGGATTCAATCACAGAAAAAGTCACTCGACGGCTAATGTTATCCCTCAGCCaaatgcaatcacagggactcgCACTGCCTCCTGAACCTGATGTTGGTCCTTCAGctgctcgtgtcagcacaaaggagagttgtgttgatccctcagggaacgaTCTAGACACCGGTGACTCATACAAATGTGGGTTGTATATTGAAGAATATCTTTCTCGCCTGGTTGCCCtgggaagagtttatgagggatctacAACAATTCACAACATTCCTTTGCTGCATGATCAAgttaaggttggtgttgaggagatTAGAGATGTAGATGCTcccattcctgtacccactaaAGAGGTTAAGGTCGTGGGACAGGCTCTTAACacattccttgcttggccgacacatctagtcaagcgtttatcagaacag ggagCTGTGAGACCCGCGAAACCTGCAGATAGGCCGGATgatgaggtcgatgatccgctatatctaatgacattgaccattCCACAACTTTTTCTGAAGCcattgcaggttatgtgggatacTACCTTGTTTGGCCTATTTAATGAAAACtttcccttgtacataaagcatgaagatctgtctgaaattgcacatggtggtcaatgtctcagcatatctgttatacagttgtggattct gcatatgactgagacaagtatgcgagctgGGAATatcgatgtgtatggattcctcgagccaca tattgtgtag